Proteins from one Caulobacter sp. 73W genomic window:
- a CDS encoding LytTR family DNA-binding domain-containing protein yields the protein MASTPAQDLNTPRAWAIDLAVCAASGAVMGLIGPFGSYFNDVIPVRVAYWTGSFLLSGISFGLLLRWLAPGMIRARIPYWIWIPAVVAVATAPLCAIVRAAAIALWPAIARISWAEWYAQSLLIGLVYVSAYALLRLRVADPAHAPPSATPTEPAFLRRLPPRLGRDLLCLQMEDHYVRMHTTQGSDLVLLSLNQAMAELGGLEGMQVHRSWWVARRAVVRVIEDGRNLRLELTNGVQAPVSRASVAKLRTAGWIPR from the coding sequence ATGGCGTCGACCCCCGCCCAGGACCTGAACACGCCCCGCGCCTGGGCGATCGACCTCGCCGTCTGCGCGGCGAGCGGCGCGGTCATGGGCCTGATCGGCCCCTTCGGCAGCTACTTCAACGACGTGATCCCTGTGCGGGTCGCCTACTGGACCGGCAGCTTCCTGCTCAGCGGGATTTCCTTCGGCCTGCTTCTGCGCTGGCTGGCGCCGGGGATGATCCGGGCGCGCATTCCGTACTGGATCTGGATTCCCGCCGTCGTGGCGGTCGCCACCGCGCCGCTGTGCGCCATCGTGCGGGCCGCCGCCATCGCCCTCTGGCCGGCGATCGCCCGGATCAGCTGGGCCGAGTGGTACGCCCAGTCGCTGCTGATCGGGCTGGTCTATGTCTCGGCCTACGCCCTCCTGCGGCTTCGCGTCGCAGATCCGGCGCATGCGCCCCCATCCGCGACGCCGACCGAGCCGGCCTTCCTGCGCCGGCTGCCGCCCCGCCTGGGACGCGATCTCCTCTGTCTGCAGATGGAGGATCACTACGTGCGCATGCACACTACCCAGGGCTCGGACCTCGTCCTGTTGTCCCTCAACCAGGCCATGGCCGAGCTCGGCGGGCTGGAGGGGATGCAGGTCCACCGCTCTTGGTGGGTGGCCAGAAGGGCCGTGGTTAGGGTTATCGAGGACGGCCGCAACCTGCGCCTTGAGCTGACCAACGGGGTCCAGGCGCCCGTCTCCCGAGCCAGCGTGGCCAAGCTTCGGACGGCGGGCTGGATCCCCCGCTAA
- a CDS encoding alpha/beta hydrolase family protein, translated as MSVAAKSKSLAAAVLAGAMMFAAPAFAGAGFQLVKVPDPEGGTIEVGIWYPTNAPMRSVPLGLNRMEVAPGAPIKGTGLPLVVMSHGHGGFFGGHSDTAAALADAGFVTAALTHTGDNYADKSRSTQGANRPRQLRVLTDYMLKDWASHDRIDAQRVGAFGFSMGGFTVTAAIGGVPDVTKINEHCRQRPQFFDCQLVHHQPATPATWTGWNKDERIKAAVIAAPAVGYAFTPQSLGAVKIPVQLWRAEVDQILPEPFYVQPVREKLGAKPEYHLVKGAGHFEFLQPCTAEAIQNHADICVPAPGFDRVAFHQDFNREVVRFFRENLDVVNRL; from the coding sequence ATGTCCGTCGCCGCCAAATCCAAGAGCCTCGCCGCCGCCGTCCTGGCGGGCGCGATGATGTTCGCCGCCCCCGCCTTCGCCGGCGCGGGCTTCCAGCTGGTCAAGGTTCCCGATCCCGAGGGCGGGACCATCGAGGTCGGCATCTGGTATCCGACCAACGCCCCGATGCGAAGCGTGCCCCTGGGCCTCAACAGGATGGAGGTCGCGCCTGGCGCGCCGATCAAGGGCACGGGCCTGCCGCTGGTGGTCATGTCGCACGGCCATGGCGGCTTCTTCGGCGGGCATTCCGACACCGCCGCGGCCCTGGCCGACGCCGGCTTCGTCACCGCCGCCCTGACCCACACGGGCGACAACTACGCCGACAAGAGCCGCTCCACGCAAGGCGCCAACCGTCCGCGCCAGTTGCGGGTGCTGACCGACTACATGCTGAAGGACTGGGCCTCGCACGATCGCATCGATGCGCAGCGGGTAGGGGCGTTCGGCTTTTCCATGGGCGGCTTCACCGTCACCGCCGCCATCGGCGGCGTGCCCGACGTGACCAAGATCAACGAGCACTGTCGCCAGCGGCCGCAGTTCTTCGACTGCCAGCTGGTTCATCACCAGCCCGCGACCCCGGCGACCTGGACCGGCTGGAATAAGGACGAGCGCATCAAGGCCGCGGTGATCGCCGCCCCCGCGGTGGGTTACGCCTTCACCCCGCAAAGCCTGGGCGCGGTGAAGATCCCGGTGCAGCTGTGGCGGGCCGAGGTAGATCAGATCCTGCCGGAGCCGTTCTACGTGCAGCCGGTGCGCGAGAAGCTGGGCGCTAAGCCGGAGTACCATCTGGTGAAGGGGGCCGGACACTTCGAGTTCCTGCAGCCCTGCACGGCCGAGGCGATCCAGAACCACGCGGACATCTGCGTCCCCGCGCCGGGCTTCGACCGGGTCGCCTTCCACCAAGACTTCAACCGCGAGGTGGTCCGCTTCTTCCGTGAAAATTTGGACGTCGTTAACCGGCTTTAA
- a CDS encoding flagellar FliJ family protein yields MTKWAASLIRIANYEVETLQKRLGEIAARRQDAEIRLAMLDAEGEAEMLRAQSDANAGWYMVGYTQGLTVRKGQIQTQIDAIKVEESGARDALSRAFAELKKYEQVAENAKVARQKKSDAIETAQMDEMGLRKSGTR; encoded by the coding sequence ATGACCAAGTGGGCCGCGTCCCTCATCCGCATCGCCAACTATGAGGTCGAGACGCTGCAGAAGCGCCTGGGCGAGATCGCCGCGCGCCGTCAGGACGCCGAGATCCGCCTCGCCATGCTGGACGCCGAGGGCGAGGCCGAGATGCTGCGCGCCCAGTCGGACGCCAACGCCGGCTGGTACATGGTCGGCTACACGCAGGGCCTGACGGTGCGAAAGGGGCAGATCCAGACCCAGATCGACGCGATCAAGGTCGAGGAGTCAGGCGCGCGCGACGCGCTGTCGCGGGCCTTCGCGGAGCTCAAGAAGTACGAGCAGGTGGCCGAGAACGCCAAGGTCGCGCGCCAGAAGAAGAGCGATGCGATCGAAACCGCCCAGATGGACGAGATGGGGCTGAGGAAGAGCGGGACGCGGTAG
- a CDS encoding DUF4282 domain-containing protein, whose translation MPAAKRSAGGGSAGLIWDLLTFDRLVTGQVIHLVYWAGLGVIALFAFSVVGAAVGLALKEPGLGSILLAFPVLIAGLLAAGAMALLWRAFCEFYVAIFRISDDLRSLRQSHDAETAIIPRARPEEA comes from the coding sequence ATGCCTGCGGCTAAACGATCGGCGGGCGGCGGTTCCGCCGGCCTGATCTGGGATCTCCTGACGTTTGACCGCCTGGTCACCGGCCAGGTCATCCACTTGGTCTATTGGGCCGGCCTGGGCGTCATCGCCCTATTCGCCTTCTCTGTCGTCGGCGCCGCTGTCGGCCTGGCGCTGAAGGAGCCCGGCCTGGGCTCTATCCTTCTGGCCTTTCCGGTTCTGATCGCGGGCCTGCTGGCCGCCGGCGCCATGGCGCTGCTGTGGCGCGCCTTCTGCGAATTCTACGTCGCCATCTTCCGTATCAGCGACGACCTGCGCTCCTTGCGCCAGTCGCACGACGCCGAAACCGCGATCATCCCCCGCGCCCGCCCCGAAGAAGCCTGA
- the flhA gene encoding flagellar biosynthesis protein FlhA codes for MTDVGLNANQNGFTPRDIGGWLLRGEVGLAVGIAAIIVLLIIPVPPFLLDLLLSISVTSSVLILMTALLIKRPLEFSSFPTVLLVATLFRLGLNIASTRLILSHGHEGAHGAGHIIEAFGNLMMSGNFVIGVIVFIILVLVNFMVITKGSGRIAEVSARFTLDAMPGKQMAIDADLSSGLIDQEGAKLRRKELEQELTFFGAMDGASKFVKGDAVAGLIITGINVVGGILIGVLQHNVPIGTAASTYTVMTIGDGLVSQIPALIISIAAGLLVSKAGVEGSADKALVNQLAMNPVSLGMVSASSGVIALIPGMPILPFVAVAVGTGYLAWRRGQAKLNPAADALAPLEEAAAQEDEPISSTLAIDDVKIELGYGLLSLINDLEGRRLTDQIRALRKTLATDFGFVMPPVRILDNMRLPNSGYSIRIKEMEVGAGEVRLGHLMAMDPRGGQVELPGEHVREPAFGLPATWVADSLREEATFRGYTIVDPATVLTTHLTELLKENMADLLSYAEVQKLLKELPGEQKKLVDDVIPSLASATTVQRVLQALLRERVSIRDLPTILEGVGEAAAHTSSLTTLVEQVRAKIGRQLCWANRGDDGALAIITLSADWEHAFSEALVGPGEDKQLALAPSRLQSFIGEVREAFEQAALQGDTAVLLTSPGIRPYVRSIIERFRGQTVVMSQSEIHPRARLKTVGMI; via the coding sequence ATGACCGACGTCGGCCTCAACGCAAATCAGAACGGCTTCACCCCCCGCGACATCGGGGGCTGGCTGCTGCGCGGCGAAGTCGGCCTGGCGGTCGGCATCGCCGCGATCATCGTCCTGCTGATCATTCCGGTCCCGCCGTTCCTGCTGGACCTTCTGCTGTCGATCTCGGTGACCAGCTCGGTGCTGATCCTGATGACGGCGTTGCTGATCAAGCGGCCGCTGGAGTTCAGCTCCTTTCCGACCGTGCTGTTGGTGGCGACCCTGTTCCGGCTGGGCCTGAACATCGCCTCCACCCGCCTGATCCTCAGCCATGGTCACGAGGGCGCCCACGGCGCCGGCCACATCATCGAAGCCTTCGGCAACCTGATGATGAGCGGCAACTTCGTCATCGGGGTGATCGTCTTCATCATCCTGGTGCTGGTGAACTTCATGGTCATCACCAAGGGTTCGGGCCGCATCGCCGAGGTATCCGCCCGCTTCACCCTGGACGCCATGCCCGGCAAGCAGATGGCCATCGACGCCGACCTGTCGAGCGGCCTGATCGACCAGGAAGGCGCCAAGCTGCGCCGCAAGGAGCTGGAGCAGGAATTGACCTTCTTCGGCGCCATGGACGGCGCCAGCAAGTTCGTGAAGGGCGACGCCGTCGCCGGCCTGATCATCACCGGCATCAACGTGGTCGGCGGCATCCTGATCGGCGTGCTGCAACACAACGTGCCGATCGGCACAGCCGCCTCGACCTACACCGTCATGACCATCGGCGACGGCCTGGTCAGCCAGATCCCCGCCCTGATCATCTCGATCGCCGCCGGTCTGCTGGTGTCCAAGGCCGGCGTTGAAGGCTCCGCCGACAAGGCCCTGGTCAACCAGCTGGCCATGAACCCCGTCAGCCTGGGCATGGTCTCGGCCTCGTCCGGCGTCATCGCCCTGATCCCCGGCATGCCGATCCTGCCGTTCGTGGCGGTCGCCGTGGGCACGGGCTATCTGGCGTGGCGGCGCGGGCAGGCCAAGCTGAACCCAGCGGCCGACGCTCTCGCTCCGCTGGAAGAAGCGGCGGCGCAGGAAGACGAGCCGATCTCCAGCACCCTGGCCATCGACGACGTGAAGATCGAGCTGGGCTACGGCCTGCTGTCGCTGATCAACGACCTGGAAGGCCGCCGCCTGACCGATCAGATCCGCGCCCTGCGCAAGACCTTGGCCACCGACTTCGGCTTCGTCATGCCGCCGGTCCGCATCCTCGACAACATGCGCCTGCCCAACAGCGGCTACTCCATCCGTATCAAGGAGATGGAAGTCGGCGCCGGCGAGGTCCGCTTGGGGCACCTGATGGCCATGGACCCGCGCGGCGGCCAGGTGGAGCTGCCGGGCGAACACGTCCGCGAACCCGCCTTCGGCCTGCCGGCGACCTGGGTCGCCGACAGCCTGCGCGAGGAAGCCACCTTCCGCGGCTACACCATCGTCGATCCGGCCACCGTCCTGACCACCCACCTGACCGAACTGCTCAAGGAGAACATGGCCGACCTGCTCTCCTACGCCGAGGTGCAGAAGCTCCTGAAGGAGCTGCCGGGCGAGCAGAAGAAGCTGGTGGACGACGTCATCCCGTCCCTGGCCAGCGCCACCACCGTCCAGCGCGTCCTGCAGGCCCTGCTGCGCGAGCGCGTCTCGATCCGCGACCTGCCGACGATCCTGGAAGGGGTCGGCGAGGCCGCCGCCCACACCTCTTCGCTCACCACCCTGGTGGAGCAGGTTCGCGCCAAGATCGGCCGCCAGCTGTGCTGGGCCAATCGCGGCGACGACGGCGCGCTGGCGATCATCACCCTGTCGGCCGACTGGGAGCACGCCTTCTCCGAAGCCCTGGTCGGACCGGGCGAGGACAAGCAGCTGGCCCTGGCGCCGTCGCGCCTGCAGTCGTTCATCGGCGAGGTCCGCGAGGCCTTCGAACAGGCCGCCCTGCAAGGCGATACGGCGGTGCTTCTGACCAGCCCGGGCATCCGCCCCTATGTGCGCTCGATCATCGAACGCTTCCGCGGCCAGACCGTTGTGATGAGCCAAAGCGAGATCCACCCGCGGGCCCGCCTGAAGACCGTCGGCATGATCTGA
- a CDS encoding sigma-54-dependent transcriptional regulator, which yields MRLLVVGRLNGQLSLAVKMAMSEGAKVSHVETTAAATQALRSGQGADLLMVDYELDIAGLIAANEAERIRVPVVACGVGADPRRAAEAIRAGAKEFIPLPPEAELIAAVLAAVSDDERPMIAADPSMREVIALCDQVAPSDASILITGESGSGKEVMARYVHTKSRRAQKPFISVNCAAIPENLLESELFGHEKGAFTGALARRIGKFEEADGGTLLLDEISEMDARLQAKLLRAIQEREIDRVGGAKPVKVDIRILATSNRDLAQAVKDGTFREDLLYRLNVVNLRLPALRERPGDILALCDHFVKKYAAANGMPERPLSSEAKRRLTAHRWPGNVRELENAMHRAVLLASGDEIGEFAIRLPDGQPMSATASGGENNVARSASMAAEAVQRSFVGQTVSEVEQQLILDTLQHCLGNRTHAANILGISIRTLRNKLKEYSEAGVDVPAPQAGVGNAA from the coding sequence ATGCGGCTTCTGGTCGTCGGACGACTGAACGGGCAGCTCTCCCTCGCCGTTAAGATGGCGATGAGCGAAGGCGCCAAGGTCTCGCACGTGGAGACCACGGCGGCGGCCACTCAGGCCCTGCGCTCGGGTCAGGGCGCCGACCTGCTGATGGTGGACTACGAGCTGGACATCGCCGGCCTGATCGCCGCCAACGAGGCGGAACGCATCCGGGTCCCGGTCGTGGCCTGCGGCGTCGGGGCCGATCCCCGCCGCGCCGCCGAAGCCATCCGCGCCGGCGCCAAGGAATTCATCCCCCTCCCGCCCGAAGCGGAGCTGATCGCCGCGGTCCTGGCCGCCGTCAGCGACGACGAGCGTCCGATGATCGCCGCCGACCCGTCTATGCGGGAGGTCATCGCCCTGTGCGACCAGGTGGCCCCGTCCGACGCCTCGATCCTGATCACCGGCGAAAGCGGCTCCGGCAAGGAGGTGATGGCCCGTTACGTCCACACCAAGTCGCGCCGCGCCCAGAAGCCGTTCATCAGCGTCAACTGCGCCGCCATCCCCGAGAACCTGCTGGAAAGCGAGCTGTTCGGCCACGAGAAGGGCGCCTTCACCGGCGCCCTGGCTCGCCGCATCGGCAAGTTCGAGGAAGCCGACGGCGGCACCCTGCTGCTGGACGAAATCAGCGAGATGGACGCCCGCCTGCAGGCCAAGCTGCTGCGCGCCATCCAGGAACGCGAGATCGACCGCGTCGGCGGCGCCAAGCCGGTGAAGGTGGACATCCGCATCCTGGCCACCTCCAACCGCGACCTAGCCCAGGCGGTGAAGGACGGCACGTTCCGCGAGGACCTGCTGTATCGCCTGAACGTCGTGAACCTGCGCCTGCCCGCGCTGCGCGAGCGTCCGGGCGACATCCTGGCCCTGTGCGATCACTTCGTGAAGAAGTACGCCGCCGCCAACGGCATGCCCGAGCGTCCCCTGTCGTCGGAGGCCAAGCGCCGCCTGACCGCCCACCGCTGGCCGGGCAACGTGCGCGAGCTGGAGAACGCCATGCACCGCGCGGTGCTGCTGGCCTCCGGCGACGAGATCGGTGAATTCGCCATCCGCCTGCCCGACGGTCAGCCGATGTCGGCGACCGCCAGCGGCGGCGAAAACAACGTCGCCCGCAGCGCCTCCATGGCCGCCGAGGCCGTCCAGCGCTCCTTCGTGGGCCAGACGGTTTCGGAGGTCGAGCAGCAGCTGATCCTCGACACCCTGCAGCACTGCCTGGGCAACCGCACCCACGCGGCCAACATCCTGGGCATCTCGATCCGCACCCTGCGCAACAAGCTGAAGGAATATTCCGAAGCCGGCGTGGACGTGCCGGCGCCGCAGGCCGGGGTGGGGAACGCCGCCTGA
- the fliN gene encoding flagellar motor switch protein FliN, giving the protein MVDEPNLTLDEFGPEETLATDMPIEYDDKIASDLAPVFDVPVSISAVLGKAHLSVAQLLKLNQGSVLELDRKVGEAIDIYVNNRLVARGEVVVVDERLGVTMTEIIKDGDSNA; this is encoded by the coding sequence ATGGTCGATGAACCGAACCTCACGCTCGACGAATTCGGCCCCGAGGAGACCCTCGCGACCGACATGCCCATCGAGTACGACGACAAGATCGCGTCCGATCTGGCGCCGGTCTTCGACGTCCCGGTCAGCATCTCGGCCGTGCTGGGCAAGGCCCACCTGTCCGTCGCCCAGCTGTTGAAGCTGAACCAGGGCAGCGTGCTGGAGCTGGACCGCAAGGTCGGCGAGGCCATCGACATCTACGTGAACAACCGCCTGGTCGCCCGGGGCGAGGTCGTCGTCGTTGACGAGCGCCTGGGGGTGACCATGACCGAAATCATCAAGGACGGCGACAGCAACGCCTAG
- a CDS encoding flagellar assembly protein FliH: protein MTSPQPAHRKFAFDTVFDNTGAVAYTPPKPKLYTEEEVAELRAAAFAEGERSAVARAEEAAAIALRATANSARAALASLTQVAHDHRAGSAALALACGRKIADAALEMFPEAALRAALDSLARELEQQPRLMLRVPEELLDRMSAALEQAAANAGFAGQIIAKADPSLPRAAFMLDWADGRAAFDPPATAARTAEALNAALAAEGLHAEPLTAAHSEG, encoded by the coding sequence ATGACCAGCCCGCAGCCCGCCCATCGCAAGTTCGCCTTCGACACGGTGTTCGACAACACCGGGGCGGTCGCCTACACGCCGCCCAAGCCCAAGCTCTACACCGAAGAAGAGGTCGCCGAGCTGCGCGCCGCCGCCTTCGCCGAGGGCGAGCGTTCGGCCGTGGCCCGGGCCGAGGAAGCCGCCGCCATCGCTCTGCGCGCCACCGCCAACTCGGCGCGCGCCGCCCTGGCCAGCCTGACCCAGGTGGCGCACGACCACCGCGCCGGCTCCGCCGCCCTGGCCCTCGCCTGCGGCCGCAAGATCGCCGACGCCGCGCTGGAGATGTTCCCCGAGGCCGCCCTGCGCGCCGCCCTCGACAGCCTGGCCCGCGAGCTGGAGCAGCAACCTCGCCTGATGCTGCGCGTGCCCGAGGAGCTGCTGGACCGGATGAGCGCAGCTCTGGAACAGGCCGCCGCCAACGCCGGCTTCGCCGGCCAGATCATCGCCAAGGCCGATCCGAGCCTGCCGCGCGCCGCCTTCATGCTGGATTGGGCGGACGGTCGCGCCGCCTTCGATCCGCCGGCCACCGCCGCCCGCACCGCCGAAGCTCTCAACGCCGCCCTCGCGGCCGAGGGTCTTCACGCCGAACCCCTGACCGCCGCCCACTCCGAAGGCTGA
- the fliG gene encoding flagellar motor switch protein FliG — MARLKAVDDIKKLAGPEKAAIVLLALGEEHTAIWEALDDEEIKEVSQAMASLGTVSAAVVEELLVEFVSGMSSTGAIMGSYEQTQRLLSSFMPLEKVEALMEEIRGPAGRTMWDKLGNVNEGVLANYLKNEYPQTVAVVLSKVKSDHAARVLASLPEDFALECVTRMLRMEPVQREILDKIEQTLRTEFMSNLARTSKRDSHEMMAEIFNNFDRQTEARFIAALEERNRDSAERIRALMFVFEDLGKLDPGGVQTLLRAVDKDQLALALKGASDGLREMFFSNMSERAAKIMREDMETMGPVRLRDVDQAQVAMVQVAKDLAAKGEIMLAGQGGDDELIY; from the coding sequence ATGGCGAGGCTCAAGGCAGTCGACGACATCAAAAAGCTGGCCGGCCCGGAGAAGGCCGCCATCGTCCTGCTCGCGCTGGGCGAAGAGCACACCGCGATCTGGGAAGCCTTGGACGACGAGGAGATCAAGGAAGTCTCCCAGGCCATGGCCTCGCTGGGCACCGTCTCGGCCGCCGTGGTCGAAGAACTGCTGGTCGAGTTCGTGTCGGGCATGAGCTCGACCGGCGCGATCATGGGCTCCTACGAACAGACCCAGCGCCTGCTGTCCTCCTTCATGCCCCTCGAGAAGGTCGAGGCGCTGATGGAGGAGATCCGCGGCCCCGCCGGCCGGACCATGTGGGACAAGCTGGGCAACGTGAACGAAGGCGTTCTCGCCAACTACCTGAAGAACGAATACCCGCAGACCGTCGCCGTGGTGCTGTCCAAGGTCAAAAGCGACCACGCCGCCCGCGTCCTGGCCTCGCTGCCGGAAGACTTCGCCCTGGAATGCGTCACCCGCATGCTGCGGATGGAGCCGGTCCAGCGCGAGATCCTCGACAAGATCGAGCAGACCCTGCGCACCGAATTCATGTCGAACCTGGCGCGCACATCCAAGCGCGACAGCCACGAGATGATGGCCGAGATCTTCAACAACTTCGACCGCCAGACCGAAGCCCGCTTCATCGCCGCCCTCGAAGAGCGCAACCGCGACAGCGCCGAGCGCATCCGCGCCCTGATGTTCGTCTTCGAGGACCTGGGCAAGTTGGATCCGGGCGGCGTGCAGACCCTGCTCCGTGCGGTCGACAAGGACCAGCTGGCCCTGGCGCTGAAGGGAGCCTCGGACGGCCTGCGCGAGATGTTCTTCTCCAACATGTCCGAACGCGCCGCCAAGATCATGCGCGAAGACATGGAGACCATGGGCCCGGTGCGCCTGCGCGACGTGGACCAGGCGCAGGTCGCCATGGTCCAGGTCGCCAAGGACCTCGCCGCCAAGGGCGAGATCATGCTGGCCGGCCAGGGCGGCGACGACGAGCTGATCTACTGA
- the fliF gene encoding flagellar basal-body MS-ring/collar protein FliF → MSAIQRFGVGRLATLVGVGAGVAAALIAIVLMMGRQPEALLYSNLDLKEASEVTAALDQAGVKYSLKGDGSTIMVARDEVASTRLLVSGKGLVTAGSVGYEIFDSNNVLGQTDFVQQLNRQRALEGELARTIRALDGVSSVRVHLNLPKRQLFEEDAERPSAAVTIGVGARGPTADMVRAVQNLVAGAVPNLQADAVTVIDQHGKTLSEGGRDGGLGGKLADDRKSEVEARIAKTVKEMVEGVVGAGNVRVNVSADLNLNRVTLQEERFDPEGQVIRSESTNEQTAEERRQEETVGATAAANIPGQQGQNGFQALGSNSRGADSVTNYEISKTMRTEVVEPGQIRKISVAVAVDGVTAPAGPDGEPGAYTARSAEEMQRIQELVRAAVGYDQNRGDQLNVVNVRFAREPGEGVTAASPLNGFDKNDIMRAVELGVLGLVAALLIFFVIRPMMKPKAALTPGQNLAAIAADGTQPMVTRLVTLPDGGTQMIQVPAEEGDALALPGPQSEFDQRIDIAKIEGQVKASSIKRVSEFVEKHPEESVAILRSWLHETT, encoded by the coding sequence ATGAGCGCCATACAACGGTTCGGCGTCGGCCGGCTCGCCACGCTCGTGGGCGTGGGGGCGGGCGTGGCCGCCGCGCTTATCGCCATCGTCCTGATGATGGGCCGCCAGCCCGAGGCCCTGCTCTATTCCAACCTGGATCTGAAAGAGGCCTCCGAAGTCACCGCCGCCCTGGACCAGGCGGGCGTGAAGTACAGCCTCAAGGGCGACGGCTCGACCATCATGGTCGCCCGCGACGAGGTCGCCTCCACGCGCCTGCTGGTTTCCGGCAAGGGCCTCGTGACCGCCGGCTCGGTCGGCTACGAAATCTTCGACTCCAACAACGTCCTCGGCCAGACCGACTTCGTGCAGCAGCTGAACCGCCAGCGCGCGCTGGAAGGCGAACTGGCTCGCACCATCCGCGCGCTCGACGGTGTCAGCTCCGTGCGCGTTCACCTGAACCTGCCCAAGCGCCAGCTGTTCGAGGAAGACGCCGAGCGTCCCTCGGCCGCCGTGACCATCGGCGTCGGGGCTCGTGGCCCGACCGCCGACATGGTCCGCGCCGTCCAGAACCTGGTGGCCGGCGCCGTGCCGAACCTGCAGGCCGACGCCGTTACCGTCATCGACCAGCACGGCAAGACCCTGTCAGAAGGCGGCCGTGACGGCGGCCTCGGCGGCAAGCTGGCTGACGACCGCAAGTCCGAGGTCGAAGCCCGCATCGCCAAGACCGTCAAGGAAATGGTCGAAGGCGTGGTCGGCGCCGGCAATGTCCGCGTCAACGTCTCGGCCGACCTGAACCTGAACCGCGTCACCCTGCAGGAAGAGCGCTTCGATCCCGAAGGTCAGGTCATCCGCTCGGAAAGCACCAACGAGCAGACCGCCGAGGAACGCCGCCAGGAAGAGACCGTCGGCGCCACCGCCGCCGCCAACATCCCCGGCCAGCAAGGCCAGAACGGCTTCCAGGCGCTGGGCTCCAACTCGCGCGGCGCCGACAGCGTCACCAACTACGAAATCTCCAAGACCATGCGGACCGAGGTCGTCGAACCCGGCCAGATCCGCAAGATCTCGGTGGCCGTGGCCGTCGACGGCGTCACCGCCCCGGCCGGCCCCGACGGCGAGCCGGGCGCCTACACCGCGCGCTCCGCCGAGGAGATGCAGCGCATCCAGGAGCTGGTCCGCGCCGCTGTCGGATACGACCAGAACCGCGGCGACCAGCTAAACGTCGTCAACGTCCGCTTCGCTCGCGAACCCGGCGAAGGCGTCACCGCCGCCAGCCCGCTGAACGGCTTCGACAAGAACGACATAATGCGCGCCGTCGAGCTGGGCGTCCTCGGCCTCGTGGCCGCCCTGCTGATCTTCTTTGTCATCCGCCCGATGATGAAGCCGAAGGCCGCCCTGACCCCGGGCCAGAACCTGGCCGCCATCGCCGCCGACGGCACGCAGCCGATGGTCACCCGTCTGGTCACCCTGCCCGACGGCGGCACCCAGATGATCCAGGTCCCGGCCGAGGAAGGCGACGCCCTGGCCCTGCCCGGCCCGCAGTCCGAGTTCGACCAACGCATCGACATCGCCAAGATCGAAGGCCAGGTGAAGGCCTCGTCCATCAAGCGTGTGTCGGAGTTCGTCGAGAAACACCCGGAGGAGTCCGTCGCGATCCTCCGTAGCTGGCTGCACGAGACGACCTGA
- a CDS encoding DUF1153 domain-containing protein, producing MLQEQRINSRGEKYVIGPTGAPLTLSDLPPAATERWVIRRKAEVVAAVRGGLLSLEDACERYRLTSEEFAGWQKSIERHGLAGLRTTRLQQYR from the coding sequence ATGCTGCAAGAGCAACGCATCAATAGCCGCGGCGAGAAGTACGTGATCGGTCCGACCGGCGCGCCTCTGACGCTGTCGGACCTGCCGCCGGCCGCGACCGAGCGCTGGGTGATCCGCCGCAAGGCGGAAGTCGTCGCGGCCGTCCGCGGCGGCCTCCTCTCCTTGGAGGACGCCTGCGAGCGCTACCGCCTCACCAGCGAAGAGTTCGCCGGTTGGCAGAAGTCGATCGAACGCCATGGCCTCGCCGGCCTGCGCACGACGCGGCTGCAGCAGTACCGCTAG